Proteins from one Prevotella sp. E2-28 genomic window:
- a CDS encoding chromate transporter translates to MDIAWLYIQLFWTFFLIGIFGFGGGYGMLSLIQTKVVPDWITTSQFTDIVAISQMTPGPIGINSATYCGYMACHNAGLGTSMSILGSCVATFALVLPSLILMIIIAKLFMKYMNTPTVQSVFTGLRPAVVGLLAAATLLLCNKENFSTPNEDLWQFSISVALFIATFVGTKFFNVNPIHMIAMAGFAGLLLLY, encoded by the coding sequence ATGGATATAGCTTGGTTATACATACAGTTGTTCTGGACTTTCTTCCTGATAGGCATCTTCGGTTTCGGAGGAGGCTATGGTATGTTGTCGCTGATTCAGACGAAGGTAGTGCCCGACTGGATTACCACCAGTCAGTTTACTGACATCGTGGCTATCAGTCAGATGACGCCTGGTCCTATCGGCATCAACTCAGCCACCTATTGTGGCTATATGGCTTGCCACAATGCCGGATTAGGCACTTCCATGTCTATCCTTGGCTCTTGTGTTGCCACATTTGCCTTGGTGCTCCCCTCGCTCATCCTGATGATTATCATTGCGAAGTTGTTCATGAAATACATGAACACCCCCACGGTACAGTCTGTATTCACGGGCTTGCGTCCTGCCGTCGTAGGACTATTAGCTGCAGCCACCCTGTTGCTGTGCAACAAAGAGAACTTCTCTACGCCCAATGAAGACCTCTGGCAGTTCTCTATCAGTGTGGCTCTTTTCATCGCTACTTTCGTTGGCACTAAGTTCTTTAATGTGAACCCCATCCACATGATAGCGATGGCAGGTTTCGCCGGTCTCTTGCTGCTCTACTGA
- a CDS encoding chromate transporter: MNNIYWDSFKTFFHIGIFTLGGGYAMIPLIEEEVVNKKQWVSREEFLDLIAIAQSCPGVFAINISIFIGYKLRKIRGAIATAFGTALPSFLIILMIAMFFHSFEDNPVVASIFRGIRPAVVALIAVPTFNLAKSAKISWVNCWIPVAGALLIWLLGVSPIYIILAAGIGGYVYGKYIKPTE; the protein is encoded by the coding sequence GTGAACAATATTTATTGGGATTCATTTAAGACTTTCTTTCATATTGGCATATTCACCCTTGGTGGTGGATATGCCATGATTCCCTTGATAGAGGAGGAAGTGGTAAACAAGAAGCAATGGGTGTCGCGTGAAGAGTTTCTCGACCTCATCGCCATTGCCCAAAGTTGTCCAGGTGTCTTCGCTATCAATATCAGCATCTTCATTGGCTATAAGCTAAGAAAGATTCGTGGCGCTATTGCTACGGCCTTTGGCACTGCCCTACCCTCATTCCTCATTATCCTCATGATAGCGATGTTCTTTCATAGCTTCGAGGATAATCCCGTAGTGGCATCTATCTTCCGAGGCATCCGCCCTGCAGTAGTAGCACTCATTGCTGTGCCCACATTCAATCTGGCTAAGAGTGCCAAGATTTCGTGGGTCAACTGCTGGATACCGGTAGCAGGAGCGTTGCTGATTTGGCTCTTGGGGGTCTCACCTATTTATATCATCCTTGCAGCAGGCATCGGTGGCTATGTCTATGGCAAATACATCAAGCCGACAGAGTAG
- a CDS encoding transposase, with product MTKEEKIAAGIVLSEIKHNGHRRAFFHDYSRPGLYMVTMVVAGRQRLFGRIVGHSRGKRGTADFPHLEYSRLGSQIIHEELSKISQFYSMVEVCKVALMPDHVHLLLAVREQLPQGKHLGSIVRGFKTGCTRAWWKLQDEAVMADGVSAVTVAEASPSGKRPVLFEDGYHDRILMGDGMLGNICRYMDENPFRARLREEHPNLMQRCLHLWIHDREYAAFGNLFLLKNPERLQVFFHRKDKKGRLTHLTPEYAEAKAQLLQRAEEGAVLVTPGISKGEQGVVDAALDDRLPLVLLQKEQITDYWKPSKERFYACATGKLLILSPKLMPGDSDYERFHSLNDLAHDICIATDTRLLRIG from the coding sequence GTGACAAAAGAGGAGAAGATTGCTGCAGGAATCGTGCTTTCGGAAATAAAGCACAATGGGCACCGTCGTGCCTTTTTTCATGACTATAGTCGTCCTGGGTTATACATGGTAACCATGGTGGTGGCAGGGCGGCAGCGCCTCTTTGGTCGTATTGTAGGACATTCAAGGGGGAAAAGGGGAACGGCGGATTTTCCTCATCTGGAGTATTCCAGGCTTGGCTCCCAGATTATCCATGAGGAGCTGTCAAAGATATCTCAGTTTTACTCCATGGTGGAGGTGTGTAAGGTGGCGCTGATGCCTGACCATGTACACCTGTTGTTAGCTGTGAGGGAGCAATTGCCACAGGGAAAGCATCTGGGTAGCATCGTGCGTGGCTTTAAGACTGGATGTACCAGGGCTTGGTGGAAGTTGCAGGATGAGGCTGTCATGGCGGATGGTGTGTCTGCTGTGACTGTGGCAGAGGCGTCTCCCTCTGGCAAGCGTCCTGTCTTGTTTGAGGATGGCTATCATGACCGTATCCTTATGGGCGATGGTATGCTTGGGAATATCTGTCGCTATATGGACGAGAATCCGTTCAGGGCAAGGCTGAGGGAGGAGCATCCGAACTTGATGCAACGCTGCCTGCATCTGTGGATACATGACCGTGAATATGCGGCTTTTGGTAATCTCTTCCTGCTGAAGAACCCAGAAAGGCTTCAGGTGTTTTTCCATCGTAAGGATAAGAAGGGCAGGCTGACGCATCTGACTCCTGAGTATGCAGAAGCAAAAGCGCAGCTGCTGCAGCGGGCGGAAGAGGGGGCTGTGTTGGTTACGCCTGGTATTTCAAAGGGCGAACAGGGTGTTGTTGATGCGGCATTGGACGATCGTCTGCCACTTGTATTATTGCAGAAAGAGCAGATCACGGATTATTGGAAACCATCAAAGGAACGGTTCTATGCTTGTGCTACAGGTAAGCTGTTGATTCTGTCGCCTAAGCTGATGCCTGGTGATTCTGACTATGAGCGTTTTCATTCCCTGAATGATTTGGCACATGACATTTGCATTGCCACGGATACACGTCTTTTGAGAATAGGATAA
- a CDS encoding family 43 glycosylhydrolase — protein MAFVTDTVMAHDPVMAYENGTYHLLSTGMGIQWATSKDRKTWVMQPTPFIEQVPQWTHDSVPGFRNHVWAPDIIQWHNRWWLAYSCSTFGKNTSAIGLMSASSLTGQWKDEGCIVASKEKRDNWNAIDPCFVIDDDDQPWLTWGSFWDGIQIARLNLSHLSSLICSPITIARRYQPNDPNAAENPTSKFAGRNAIEAPFILKHGGYYYLFVSWDYCCRGAQSNYRVAVGRSKQVSGPYLDRDGRDMLNGGGTLFLEGDKTEFEAAGHCAAYDLNGESIFICHGYSARLNGAALLIQKPIKWTHDLWPYLD, from the coding sequence ATGGCCTTTGTCACAGATACCGTGATGGCTCACGACCCAGTGATGGCCTACGAGAATGGCACCTACCATCTGCTTTCTACAGGTATGGGTATCCAGTGGGCTACGTCGAAAGACCGCAAGACGTGGGTGATGCAACCCACGCCGTTTATAGAACAGGTTCCACAATGGACACACGACTCTGTACCTGGCTTCCGCAACCACGTATGGGCGCCAGATATCATCCAATGGCACAATCGTTGGTGGTTGGCCTATAGCTGTTCTACCTTTGGTAAGAACACCTCGGCTATCGGTCTGATGTCAGCCTCATCACTCACTGGCCAATGGAAAGACGAAGGCTGTATCGTAGCCTCTAAGGAGAAACGAGATAACTGGAATGCCATTGACCCCTGCTTCGTCATTGACGATGACGACCAGCCGTGGCTCACATGGGGCTCTTTCTGGGACGGCATACAGATTGCAAGATTAAATCTCTCTCATTTATCATCTCTCATTTGTTCCCCCATCACCATTGCCCGTCGTTATCAGCCTAACGATCCCAATGCTGCCGAGAACCCTACGTCTAAGTTTGCTGGACGTAACGCCATTGAGGCGCCCTTCATCTTGAAACATGGTGGCTACTATTATCTCTTCGTATCGTGGGACTACTGCTGTCGTGGTGCCCAGAGCAACTATCGCGTGGCTGTAGGTCGTTCCAAACAAGTATCAGGTCCTTATCTTGACCGCGATGGTCGTGACATGCTTAATGGTGGAGGCACCCTTTTCTTGGAAGGCGATAAAACAGAGTTTGAGGCCGCAGGCCATTGCGCAGCCTACGACCTCAACGGGGAAAGTATCTTCATCTGTCACGGCTATTCCGCCCGTCTCAACGGCGCCGCCCTACTCATCCAGAAGCCCATCAAGTGGACTCATGACCTATGGCCGTATCTGGACTGA
- the purL gene encoding phosphoribosylformylglycinamidine synthase produces the protein MILFFKTPQKSVIATEVDHKLNEQEVNELCWLYGNAELLTSETLDGFFVGPRREMVTPWSTNAVEITQNMGLSGILRIEEYFPATGKDAEHDEMLQRMYEGLNQDIFTINIKPEPIKYVDNLEEYNEKEGLALSPEEIEYLHGLEKQNGRPLTDSEIFGFAQINSEHCRHKIFGGTFIIDGQEMESSLFAMIKKTTQENPNKILSAYKDNVAFAQGPVVEQFAPKDQSTSDYFQVKDIESVISLKAETHNFPTTVEPFNGAATGTGGEIRDRMGGGVGSWPIAGTAVYMTAYPRLTDDDKLTRDWESILPVRQWLYQTPEQILIKASNGASDFGNKFGQPLICGSVLTFEHQEPNDTKYAYDKVIMLAGGVGYGTKRDCLKKEPQPGNKVVVVGGDNYRIGLGGGSVSSVDTGRYSNGIELNAVQRANPEMQKRAYNLVRALCEEDVNPVVSIHDHGSAGHLNCLSELVEECGGEIDMTKLPIGDKTLSSKEIIANESQERMGLLIDEKHIEHVRKIAERERAPLYVVGETTGDAHFSFKQGDGVKPFDLDVAQMFGHSPKTIMKDNTVERHYADVTYSQDKINEYLDRVLQLEAVACKDWLTNKVDRSVTGKIARQQCQGEIQLPLSDCGVVALDYRGVKGIATALGHAPQAGLADPAAGSVLSVAEALTNIVWAPLAEGMDSLSLSANWMWPCRSQEGEDARLYAGVKALSDFCCDLHINVPTGKDSLSLSQQYPNGEKIISPGTVIVSAGGEVSDIKKVVSPVLVNDKNASLYHIDFSFDEQRLGGSAFAQSLGKVGDDVPTVKNAEYFADAFMAVQEMINRGWILAGHDISAGGLITTLLEMCFANTKGGMHINLHDICADGDVVKALFAENPGVVIEVSDEHKEEFKDFMEDAGVGYAKIGYPVEDARTIVVKAGDAEQTFDIDALRDTWYKTSYLLDRKQSFNGKAAERFANYKKQPIEMQFNKDFTGKLAQYGISADRRQASGIKAAIIREKGTNGEREMAYCLYLAGFDVKDVMMTDLISGRETLEEVNMIVFCGGFSNSDVLGSAKGWAGAFLFNPKAKEALDKFYAREDTLSLGICNGCQLMVELGLTGAKGAKMLHNDSHKFESEFISLSIPQNNSVMFGSLSGNKLGLWVAHGEGKFSLPEAESAYNVIAKYNYAGYPANPNGSDYNVAGICSVDGRHLCMMPHLERAVFPWQNAWYPADRRNEEVTPWIEAFVNARRWVEEKLKN, from the coding sequence ATGATTCTTTTCTTCAAGACCCCCCAAAAGAGCGTGATTGCCACTGAGGTAGATCACAAGCTCAACGAACAGGAAGTAAATGAACTATGCTGGCTCTATGGCAACGCAGAACTGTTGACCAGTGAGACACTCGACGGTTTTTTCGTGGGCCCTCGCCGCGAAATGGTGACCCCTTGGTCAACAAATGCCGTTGAGATTACTCAGAACATGGGACTCAGCGGCATTTTGCGTATAGAAGAGTATTTCCCCGCTACCGGCAAGGATGCTGAGCACGACGAAATGCTGCAGCGCATGTACGAAGGACTGAATCAGGATATCTTCACGATCAACATCAAGCCAGAGCCCATCAAGTATGTGGACAATCTGGAGGAATATAACGAGAAGGAAGGTTTGGCTCTCTCACCAGAAGAGATTGAGTATCTGCACGGGCTGGAGAAGCAGAACGGTCGTCCTCTGACCGATTCTGAAATTTTCGGTTTCGCCCAGATCAACTCTGAACACTGCCGCCATAAGATCTTCGGTGGTACATTCATCATTGACGGCCAGGAGATGGAGAGCTCGCTCTTCGCCATGATTAAAAAGACAACACAGGAGAACCCCAACAAGATTCTCTCGGCATATAAGGACAATGTAGCTTTTGCACAGGGTCCCGTTGTTGAGCAGTTCGCTCCAAAGGATCAGAGCACTAGCGACTATTTCCAGGTAAAAGATATCGAGAGTGTTATCTCGCTGAAGGCTGAGACCCACAATTTCCCCACAACCGTAGAGCCATTCAACGGTGCTGCTACAGGTACTGGTGGTGAAATCCGCGACCGCATGGGTGGTGGTGTTGGTTCATGGCCTATCGCTGGTACAGCTGTTTATATGACTGCTTATCCACGTCTGACTGACGATGACAAGCTGACTCGCGACTGGGAGAGTATTCTGCCCGTTCGTCAGTGGTTGTATCAGACACCAGAGCAGATTCTGATTAAGGCTTCTAATGGTGCTTCTGACTTCGGAAATAAGTTCGGTCAGCCACTGATCTGCGGTTCTGTACTCACATTCGAGCACCAAGAGCCCAACGATACCAAGTACGCTTACGATAAGGTTATCATGCTGGCAGGTGGTGTAGGTTATGGCACCAAGCGCGACTGTCTGAAGAAGGAGCCTCAACCAGGCAACAAGGTTGTTGTGGTTGGTGGTGATAACTACCGCATCGGTCTTGGTGGTGGTTCAGTTTCTTCAGTTGATACCGGTCGCTATAGCAACGGCATCGAGTTGAACGCCGTTCAGCGTGCTAACCCTGAGATGCAGAAGCGTGCCTATAACCTGGTTCGTGCTCTCTGTGAGGAGGATGTGAACCCTGTTGTTTCTATTCACGACCACGGTTCAGCTGGTCACCTCAACTGTCTCTCTGAGCTCGTTGAGGAGTGCGGTGGTGAGATTGATATGACCAAGTTGCCTATCGGCGACAAGACTCTGAGTTCTAAGGAAATCATTGCTAACGAGAGTCAGGAGCGTATGGGCTTGCTCATCGACGAGAAGCATATTGAGCATGTACGTAAGATTGCTGAGCGCGAGCGTGCTCCGCTGTATGTAGTTGGTGAGACTACTGGCGATGCCCACTTCTCGTTCAAGCAGGGTGATGGTGTAAAACCATTCGATCTGGATGTGGCTCAGATGTTTGGTCACTCACCCAAGACTATTATGAAGGATAATACTGTAGAGCGTCACTATGCTGACGTAACCTACAGTCAGGATAAGATTAACGAGTACCTCGACCGCGTGCTGCAGTTGGAGGCTGTGGCTTGTAAGGACTGGTTGACGAATAAGGTTGACCGTTCTGTAACAGGTAAGATTGCACGTCAGCAATGTCAGGGTGAGATTCAGTTGCCTCTGAGCGACTGTGGTGTTGTAGCCCTCGATTATCGTGGTGTCAAGGGCATCGCTACAGCCCTTGGTCATGCGCCTCAGGCTGGTCTGGCTGATCCCGCTGCTGGTTCAGTACTCTCTGTAGCTGAGGCTCTCACTAACATCGTATGGGCTCCACTCGCAGAGGGCATGGATTCGCTCTCACTCTCTGCCAACTGGATGTGGCCTTGCCGCTCTCAGGAGGGTGAGGATGCTCGCTTGTATGCTGGTGTTAAGGCGCTGAGCGACTTCTGCTGCGACCTGCACATCAACGTACCAACAGGTAAGGACTCTCTGTCACTCTCTCAGCAGTATCCTAACGGTGAGAAGATTATCTCTCCAGGAACAGTGATTGTATCTGCTGGTGGTGAGGTTAGCGATATTAAGAAGGTGGTAAGCCCCGTATTGGTTAACGATAAGAATGCATCACTTTATCATATCGACTTCTCGTTCGACGAGCAGCGCCTTGGTGGTTCGGCCTTCGCTCAGAGCTTGGGTAAGGTAGGCGACGATGTTCCTACTGTTAAGAACGCCGAGTACTTTGCCGATGCCTTCATGGCTGTTCAGGAGATGATTAACCGTGGTTGGATTCTTGCTGGCCACGACATCTCTGCCGGTGGTCTTATTACCACTCTGCTCGAGATGTGCTTTGCCAATACTAAGGGCGGTATGCACATCAACCTGCACGACATCTGTGCCGACGGCGATGTAGTAAAGGCTCTGTTCGCTGAGAACCCAGGTGTAGTTATCGAGGTAAGTGATGAGCATAAGGAAGAGTTCAAGGACTTCATGGAGGATGCTGGTGTTGGTTATGCCAAGATTGGTTATCCTGTTGAGGATGCCCGCACCATCGTCGTGAAGGCTGGTGATGCAGAGCAGACCTTCGACATTGACGCACTCCGCGACACTTGGTACAAGACCAGCTACTTGCTCGATCGCAAGCAGAGCTTCAATGGCAAGGCAGCTGAGCGCTTCGCTAACTATAAGAAGCAGCCTATCGAGATGCAGTTCAACAAGGACTTCACTGGTAAGTTGGCTCAGTATGGTATCTCTGCCGACCGCCGTCAGGCATCGGGTATTAAGGCTGCCATCATTCGTGAGAAGGGTACCAATGGTGAGCGTGAGATGGCTTACTGTCTCTACCTCGCTGGTTTCGATGTAAAGGATGTGATGATGACCGACCTGATCTCTGGTCGCGAGACACTCGAAGAAGTAAATATGATTGTATTCTGCGGTGGTTTCTCTAACTCCGACGTACTTGGTTCAGCTAAGGGATGGGCTGGTGCCTTCCTCTTCAATCCTAAGGCAAAGGAGGCCCTCGATAAGTTCTATGCCCGCGAGGATACTCTGTCACTGGGTATCTGTAACGGTTGTCAGCTGATGGTTGAACTTGGTCTGACTGGTGCTAAGGGTGCTAAGATGCTGCACAACGACTCTCATAAGTTCGAGAGTGAGTTCATCTCGCTGAGCATTCCTCAGAACAATAGCGTGATGTTCGGCAGTCTGAGCGGCAACAAGCTCGGTCTGTGGGTAGCTCACGGCGAGGGTAAGTTCTCACTGCCCGAGGCTGAGAGCGCTTACAACGTAATTGCTAAGTACAACTATGCTGGCTATCCCGCTAATCCTAATGGTTCTGACTACAATGTAGCAGGTATCTGCTCTGTTGATGGTCGTCATCTCTGCATGATGCCTCACTTGGAGCGTGCCGTATTCCCCTGGCAGAACGCCTGGTATCCTGCTGACCGTCGCAACGAGGAGGTAACACCTTGGATTGAGGCCTTCGTCAACGCACGCCGTTGGGTGGAGGAAAAATTAAAAAATTAA
- a CDS encoding M64 family metallopeptidase, with protein MKRIILLLFATVAVVLSVQAQFYDRHITIKKTNGDSIQYDMGDPIQLKIGTDGKPLWRFKALYRSGRDFEFSDLDYISMRTLKEDSLAAREALKEFYQKMDGANWWYNDNWCSDKHINEWYGVNVEGGNPYWVSDLSLGFAHVKGEIPDCILRMGPISKLVLMGHLEGQLPDWLGDIYSLGTIIISNGGEEGDGGGLSGEIPEKVWRLPCLTGFSLEDNQYTGPLPEEMILYMMDHIADASMFCIDDNDFSGKVPESIKNHPKFKDFWPSFLIQGGHLDISDVWGKIPAPEFTVKDMNGNTVNMMNVYSSHKYTIIYKGGWWCPWSRWLNQTLVPLYNAYKNIDPTLLEIVEFNHIDDYPVVEGSLDEYVAENNIPWITIREKDYRDIYRNLSNYGFTPTVHLVDQQGNIVWTSIMNEKGMSPGGDEAYYMNVIPYIEDKLGQVDYAYTSTHFEQDGKVVTLQKATKGQGIDLFFMGDGFVDTDMSDGGKYDKKMREAVEKYFSVEPVKSLRDRFNVYYVKVVSKNNLYGEGYEHTFDAVNDGFDAIYQKAFYYADCNERMMGRPYLINVIYNTEVPVGRSVTYQIDGGGYVAFLMDGVTETLIHEGVGHGLGNLLDEYVEAGNEDLTLPDEKKTEADGFWESYGRGANIDWRSNPAEVKWAHFINDARYTGEGLGVYEGSWLYGHGCYRPTVSSLMREVGTGLKFNAPSREAIYKYVMRESEGNSWTYDYETFVAFDEAGRTEFINSLSSNARQRAQRQNVQKTQQLTAPSVQIRP; from the coding sequence ATGAAACGCATCATATTATTGCTCTTTGCAACGGTAGCTGTTGTGCTGAGCGTACAAGCACAGTTTTATGATAGGCATATCACCATTAAGAAGACCAATGGCGATAGTATCCAGTACGATATGGGCGACCCTATACAACTTAAAATAGGAACTGACGGGAAACCCTTGTGGCGATTCAAAGCCCTGTACAGATCAGGTCGTGACTTTGAGTTTTCTGACTTAGACTATATCAGTATGCGAACCCTCAAGGAAGATTCACTGGCGGCACGTGAGGCCCTAAAGGAATTCTACCAAAAGATGGACGGAGCGAACTGGTGGTATAACGACAACTGGTGCAGCGATAAACATATCAACGAATGGTATGGCGTAAATGTAGAGGGCGGTAATCCATACTGGGTATCAGACTTGTCGTTGGGCTTTGCGCATGTTAAGGGTGAAATTCCTGATTGCATATTACGTATGGGACCTATATCCAAACTGGTATTGATGGGACATCTGGAAGGCCAGTTGCCCGACTGGCTGGGTGATATCTACAGCTTGGGTACAATCATTATCAGTAATGGAGGTGAAGAAGGCGACGGAGGAGGACTCAGTGGGGAAATACCTGAAAAAGTGTGGCGACTTCCGTGTCTGACAGGCTTTAGTCTTGAAGATAACCAATACACAGGTCCGTTGCCAGAAGAGATGATTCTTTATATGATGGATCACATAGCGGATGCGTCTATGTTCTGTATCGATGACAACGACTTTAGTGGAAAGGTACCTGAGTCTATTAAGAACCATCCTAAATTCAAGGATTTCTGGCCTAGTTTCCTTATCCAAGGCGGACATCTTGACATCTCTGATGTATGGGGTAAGATACCAGCTCCAGAATTTACCGTTAAAGATATGAATGGTAATACTGTCAACATGATGAATGTCTATTCGTCGCATAAATACACCATTATCTATAAAGGCGGATGGTGGTGCCCGTGGTCACGTTGGCTTAATCAGACGTTGGTGCCGCTTTATAATGCCTACAAGAATATAGATCCTACTTTGTTGGAGATTGTTGAGTTCAACCATATCGATGATTATCCAGTGGTAGAAGGGTCACTCGACGAATATGTCGCTGAAAACAACATTCCTTGGATTACTATCCGTGAGAAAGACTATCGCGATATTTATCGTAATTTGTCGAACTATGGTTTTACGCCTACAGTCCATTTGGTCGATCAGCAGGGTAATATCGTGTGGACAAGCATTATGAATGAAAAGGGTATGTCACCTGGTGGGGATGAAGCTTATTACATGAATGTTATCCCCTATATAGAAGACAAATTAGGGCAGGTTGACTATGCCTATACTTCTACACATTTCGAACAGGATGGCAAGGTGGTAACGCTTCAGAAGGCCACAAAAGGTCAGGGTATCGACTTGTTCTTTATGGGTGACGGCTTTGTTGACACCGATATGTCTGATGGTGGCAAGTACGACAAGAAGATGCGCGAGGCAGTAGAGAAGTATTTCTCTGTAGAGCCTGTGAAATCGTTGCGTGACCGCTTTAATGTTTATTATGTGAAAGTAGTGTCGAAGAATAATCTCTATGGCGAGGGTTATGAGCACACGTTCGATGCTGTAAACGATGGTTTTGATGCCATCTACCAGAAAGCATTCTATTATGCTGACTGTAATGAGCGTATGATGGGACGTCCTTATCTGATTAATGTTATCTATAATACTGAGGTGCCCGTTGGACGTAGTGTGACATACCAGATAGATGGTGGTGGCTATGTGGCCTTCTTGATGGATGGCGTCACTGAGACTTTGATTCACGAGGGTGTAGGTCACGGCTTAGGAAACCTGCTCGATGAATATGTAGAAGCAGGAAATGAAGACCTGACGCTACCTGACGAGAAGAAAACGGAAGCCGATGGTTTCTGGGAATCGTATGGTCGTGGTGCTAATATAGACTGGCGTTCAAATCCTGCGGAAGTGAAATGGGCCCACTTTATCAATGATGCCCGCTATACAGGTGAAGGCCTGGGAGTATATGAGGGTAGCTGGCTCTATGGTCATGGCTGCTATCGTCCTACCGTCAGCAGTTTGATGCGTGAGGTTGGTACAGGACTGAAGTTCAACGCTCCGTCGCGCGAAGCTATCTATAAATACGTGATGCGGGAGTCAGAGGGCAATAGTTGGACGTATGACTATGAGACATTCGTTGCCTTCGATGAGGCTGGCCGTACAGAATTTATCAATTCGCTTAGCAGCAATGCCCGCCAGCGTGCACAGAGGCAGAATGTCCAGAAAACACAGCAACTCACCGCACCTTCAGTCCAGATACGGCCATAG
- a CDS encoding MBG domain-containing protein, protein MIKSNEYLFRRSRWLWLLILLVLVPIGSWAQSDSYELVIEMRDGSKQFARITNDYPLITSTAIADGETGKARVFLMVERSSTPGDRFEVLYDGILKLYTQVSTSVIIKANSYTITEGDPIPTFEFTTEGVTLVGTPELTCEATTESAPGDYPIVVSRGTVTNENVQFVNGTLTILPRTTPITPISVIANDCTMEYGDTVPKLTYKVEGGTIEGIPELTCDATSTSIMGSYPISISSGSITTSNVQYVPGTLTVTKAPLTLKAKSYTIGQYEDMPESYEMECTGFKNGDTTSILSNQPHIEVIDETRWFQVTNSATAGEYPIKVYGSDDFRYEVTCVDGKLTITEAPAVTLTAKSYTIEYRDTTPTLEYTVEGGKIYGEPYIYIQGYYDGADAGVYDIVLDRNNIRNEKLTLVNGKLNVNKVPLTITAKSYTINKGEWLPTFECDYEGFKEGDTQFNSLWPWPTLTTSATSESPAGVYTIEVSGAESRNYELTYVNGTLTILDHTAIIKLLTDNGPFDIYTSAGTLYAKDASSIGSLPKGVYILKLQNGKTLKLTRK, encoded by the coding sequence ATGATCAAGAGCAATGAATATCTATTCCGCAGGAGCCGCTGGCTATGGCTGTTGATCCTGCTCGTGCTTGTGCCGATAGGTAGCTGGGCACAAAGCGATAGTTATGAGTTGGTGATAGAGATGCGTGATGGCTCGAAACAATTTGCACGCATTACTAATGACTACCCTTTGATAACAAGTACGGCAATAGCAGATGGGGAAACGGGCAAAGCAAGAGTCTTCTTGATGGTAGAAAGGAGCAGCACACCTGGCGATCGTTTCGAAGTCTTGTATGATGGGATACTTAAACTGTACACTCAAGTGTCCACTTCTGTGATAATTAAGGCCAATAGCTATACCATTACAGAGGGAGACCCTATTCCGACGTTTGAGTTTACAACGGAGGGAGTCACATTGGTTGGTACGCCTGAGCTGACTTGTGAAGCGACTACCGAATCGGCTCCAGGCGATTATCCTATCGTGGTAAGTCGTGGAACGGTGACTAACGAAAACGTTCAGTTTGTGAATGGCACATTGACTATTTTGCCGCGAACCACCCCTATAACGCCTATTTCAGTCATTGCTAATGACTGTACGATGGAGTATGGCGATACTGTACCCAAATTAACGTATAAGGTGGAAGGTGGAACGATAGAGGGAATACCTGAACTGACTTGTGATGCTACGTCAACATCTATCATGGGTAGCTATCCTATAAGTATTAGTTCGGGTAGCATAACGACCAGTAATGTTCAGTATGTGCCTGGTACATTGACTGTCACTAAAGCCCCGCTTACTCTCAAGGCGAAGAGTTATACCATCGGGCAATACGAGGATATGCCTGAGAGTTATGAGATGGAGTGTACTGGTTTCAAGAACGGCGATACCACGTCCATACTCTCAAATCAGCCTCATATAGAGGTTATTGACGAAACGCGCTGGTTCCAAGTAACCAATAGTGCTACAGCAGGAGAGTATCCTATAAAGGTGTATGGGAGTGATGACTTTAGATATGAAGTAACCTGTGTTGATGGTAAACTGACTATTACGGAGGCTCCAGCCGTTACACTTACAGCCAAGAGTTATACCATAGAGTATCGTGATACAACTCCGACGTTGGAATATACCGTTGAGGGTGGTAAGATTTATGGTGAGCCTTATATTTATATCCAGGGCTATTACGATGGAGCTGATGCGGGTGTTTATGATATTGTCCTTGATCGCAATAATATTCGCAACGAAAAGCTGACACTGGTTAATGGAAAATTGAATGTAAATAAAGTGCCTTTGACGATTACTGCCAAGAGTTATACCATCAATAAAGGTGAGTGGTTGCCTACATTTGAATGTGACTATGAAGGATTCAAGGAGGGCGATACGCAATTCAATTCTTTGTGGCCGTGGCCAACGCTTACAACCTCAGCTACTTCAGAGAGTCCTGCGGGCGTATATACGATAGAGGTATCTGGCGCAGAATCGAGAAACTATGAGCTGACTTATGTAAATGGTACTCTCACGATTTTAGACCATACTGCTATTATAAAACTGTTGACAGACAATGGACCTTTCGACATCTATACATCTGCAGGTACGTTATATGCTAAGGATGCCAGCTCAATTGGTAGTCTGCCAAAAGGCGTTTATATCCTAAAACTTCAGAATGGTAAAACTCTTAAACTGACACGCAAATGA